A single region of the Marinibacterium anthonyi genome encodes:
- the betC_3 gene encoding Choline-sulfatase: MKPNIVVISMDDAIAYWKYRRVFGKRLMTPSLDAICAQSTAFHAAYCQSPLCGPSRSSFMSARSPHDTGVFDNRTSIFDALPATEMWGYRLREAGFFCSSGGKVHHGFRPLPEDVHDQLYDDERKHFRIDIRLPKQKAQVKLGGHAGGLATTDPDDDGYYYDAHSAASFRKFIDGYDGDRPFYREVGFFGPHGPFITPLPYKQMYRLPTLHQPKDWVRGYDRNPFAEAHMKTNFNAAKVKYWKRSLRNYFSAFSHVDHHIGAVWKTLKASRFADNTVVVILADHGFHLGEKDRFRKTSLWEQVAGVPLIVHDPRRPVAREVTDPVGLIDVGRTVLDYAGVAPLNSYRGLSLRPQVEGQPGDPDRVIPTFHRGSVGIRKGDYRLIRYEDGSIELFDIVADWWQLKNLGRGHPAFPGMMAALVTSAADYGLTISDTV; the protein is encoded by the coding sequence CGGCAAGCGGCTGATGACGCCGTCGCTGGACGCGATCTGCGCCCAGTCCACCGCCTTTCACGCCGCCTATTGCCAGTCGCCGCTGTGCGGGCCGTCGCGGTCCAGCTTCATGTCGGCGCGCTCGCCCCATGACACGGGGGTCTTCGACAACCGCACCAGCATCTTCGACGCCCTGCCCGCGACCGAGATGTGGGGGTACCGGCTGCGCGAGGCCGGGTTCTTCTGTTCCTCGGGGGGCAAGGTGCACCACGGCTTCCGCCCGCTGCCCGAGGACGTGCACGACCAGCTTTACGACGACGAGCGCAAGCATTTCCGCATCGACATCCGCCTGCCCAAGCAGAAGGCCCAGGTGAAGCTGGGCGGCCATGCCGGGGGGCTGGCCACCACCGATCCCGACGACGACGGCTATTACTACGACGCCCATTCCGCCGCCTCGTTCCGCAAGTTCATCGACGGCTACGACGGCGACCGCCCGTTCTACCGCGAAGTCGGCTTCTTCGGGCCGCACGGTCCCTTCATCACCCCCCTGCCCTACAAGCAGATGTACCGCCTGCCGACGCTGCACCAGCCCAAGGACTGGGTCAGGGGATACGACAGGAACCCGTTTGCCGAAGCGCACATGAAGACCAACTTCAACGCGGCCAAGGTCAAGTACTGGAAGCGCAGCCTGCGCAACTACTTCTCGGCCTTCAGCCATGTGGATCATCACATCGGCGCGGTCTGGAAGACGCTGAAAGCCTCGCGCTTTGCCGACAACACCGTGGTGGTGATCCTGGCCGATCACGGCTTTCACCTTGGCGAAAAGGACCGGTTCCGCAAGACATCGCTTTGGGAACAGGTGGCGGGCGTGCCGCTGATCGTCCACGACCCCCGCCGGCCCGTCGCGCGCGAGGTCACCGACCCTGTCGGCCTGATTGACGTGGGCCGCACGGTGCTGGATTACGCCGGCGTGGCGCCGCTGAACAGCTACCGCGGCCTCTCGCTGCGCCCCCAGGTCGAAGGCCAGCCCGGCGATCCCGATCGCGTCATCCCCACCTTCCACCGGGGCAGCGTCGGCATCCGCAAGGGCGATTACCGCCTGATCCGCTACGAGGACGGCAGCATCGAATTGTTCGACATCGTCGCCGACTGGTGGCAGCTGAAAAACCTGGGCCGCGGCCACCCGGCTTTCCCGGGGATGATGGCCGCCCTGGTCACCAGCGCGGCCGACTATGGCCTGACCATATCGGATACCGTCTGA
- a CDS encoding Transposase DDE domain protein: MSRPATTTYQTTNWHRYNQALRQRGSLTVWFDPSMQWEAAPSGRRDRQQAYGGKEDQELIRGINSPTNAIRGCLTIKVLLGLPLRQTTGFVASLLELSARGWAVPDFNTLSRRQKTLDVTIPYRGSKSALYLLVDSTGIKGEGEGEWHTRKHGGSKRRVWRKIHLGIDEETLEIRAVEVTSGNVGPSRQHAAHAPAGQWTPRCCRTCSPRSRRTRTSPPSRLTVPTTHAPAMLPLRPVEQQRSSHLVETPGPGRRTRQALAHATRSCEHRSTWAGRSGGTGAGTTGAAGSRRNLSGCFLQKHPAGP, translated from the coding sequence ATGAGCAGACCGGCGACGACCACGTACCAGACCACCAACTGGCATAGGTACAATCAGGCGCTGAGGCAGCGCGGATCGCTGACCGTCTGGTTCGATCCCTCCATGCAATGGGAAGCGGCGCCTTCCGGGCGTCGCGACCGCCAGCAGGCATACGGTGGCAAGGAGGATCAGGAATTAATCCGGGGAATCAATTCCCCGACGAACGCGATCCGGGGCTGTCTTACCATCAAGGTCCTGCTCGGCCTGCCACTCCGGCAGACTACTGGTTTCGTGGCGAGCCTACTGGAGCTGTCCGCACGCGGCTGGGCCGTGCCGGACTTCAACACCCTTTCCCGGCGACAGAAGACCTTGGACGTGACCATCCCGTATCGCGGCTCCAAGAGCGCGCTTTACCTGCTTGTCGACAGCACCGGCATCAAGGGGGAAGGCGAAGGCGAGTGGCACACGCGCAAGCATGGCGGCTCCAAGCGGCGCGTATGGCGCAAGATCCACCTTGGAATTGATGAGGAAACGCTGGAGATCCGTGCGGTCGAGGTCACGTCCGGCAATGTCGGCCCCTCTCGGCAGCATGCTGCGCATGCGCCTGCCGGGCAGTGGACGCCCCGATGCTGCCGGACCTGCTCGCCCAGATCCCGGCGAACGAGGACATCGCCACCGTCACGGCTGACGGTGCCTACGACACACGCGCCTGCCATGTTGCCATTGCGGCCCGTGGAGCAGCAGCGATCATCCCACCTCGTCGAAACGCCCGGCCCCGGACGCCGGACACGGCAGGCGCTCGCGCACGCAACGAGATCCTGCGAGCATCGAAGCACCTGGGCCGGGCGCTCTGGCGGAACTGGAGCGGGTACCACCGGCGCAGCAGGGTCGAGACGAAACCTCTCGGGATGTTTCCTGCAGAAACACCCTGCCGGTCCGTGA
- a CDS encoding Vi polysaccharide export protein VexE, translating to MGIAGPGGDGSGGNGSAWDGPDDLFGAFELDIQPTRFAEPALLLGPEQSQRLAGALAQGLDRVGQDIGVKPKVVLARPGSRRRVVLETVFALHDAGALVECVHLSAASGLTHARMLYLWVRALEQLRATTSLMALITRLESDPELPSKIRRNLLDLRMHNQTGLIAADHQVFVDGPVPATLAEALKTLPAPGIDWVPPRMVLSLALERGLEGDAAQAFAARLNWGRAAVDYLTFLKYYAWPASGGPQPGQGGPDDGAVRALAGQLKALMVLPDPNPLVAAAKAGKSIVLVSAHAGLTVVAPWIMLDAGLPLIGISAKSPTDLTHPREKTLGTHGNFQADFLKAVKILRREPHLVQLLPDGGFGGASLTHRFRGRDLALGQGAAMMAWQGQAAVFFFGTRWRDDGRMEIYVETGPVAEKGGDRAAFDTAFYDFYLGCLDAIVMGPPENMAPGGGFWRCLEGNPADLLAASMGAGGAVAQGMT from the coding sequence ATGGGGATCGCCGGCCCGGGGGGGGATGGATCGGGGGGGAATGGATCGGCCTGGGATGGGCCGGACGACCTGTTCGGCGCCTTCGAGCTGGACATTCAGCCGACCCGTTTCGCCGAGCCGGCGCTGCTGCTGGGACCCGAGCAGAGCCAGCGGCTGGCCGGGGCGCTGGCGCAGGGGCTGGACCGCGTCGGGCAGGATATCGGGGTCAAGCCCAAGGTGGTGCTGGCCCGGCCCGGGTCGCGCCGGCGGGTGGTGCTGGAGACGGTCTTTGCGCTGCATGACGCCGGGGCGCTGGTGGAATGCGTCCACCTGTCCGCGGCCTCGGGGCTGACCCATGCCAGGATGCTTTACCTCTGGGTGCGCGCGCTGGAACAGCTGCGCGCGACGACATCGCTGATGGCGCTGATCACGCGGCTGGAATCCGACCCGGAGCTGCCGTCGAAGATCCGGCGCAACCTGCTGGACCTGAGGATGCACAACCAGACCGGGCTGATCGCCGCCGATCACCAGGTCTTCGTGGACGGCCCCGTCCCCGCCACCCTGGCCGAGGCGCTGAAGACGCTGCCGGCGCCGGGCATCGACTGGGTGCCGCCGCGGATGGTGCTGTCGCTGGCGCTGGAACGCGGGCTGGAGGGCGACGCGGCGCAGGCGTTCGCCGCGCGGCTGAACTGGGGCCGGGCGGCCGTCGATTACCTGACCTTCCTGAAATACTATGCCTGGCCGGCCTCGGGCGGGCCGCAGCCGGGGCAGGGGGGGCCGGACGACGGGGCCGTGCGCGCGCTGGCCGGCCAGCTCAAGGCGCTGATGGTGCTGCCCGATCCCAACCCGCTGGTGGCCGCGGCAAAGGCGGGCAAGTCGATCGTGCTGGTGTCGGCCCATGCCGGGCTGACGGTGGTGGCGCCCTGGATCATGCTGGACGCCGGCCTGCCGCTGATCGGGATTTCCGCCAAGTCGCCCACCGACCTGACCCATCCCAGGGAAAAGACCCTGGGCACCCATGGCAATTTCCAGGCCGATTTCCTGAAGGCGGTGAAGATCCTGCGGCGCGAGCCGCACCTGGTGCAGCTGCTGCCCGATGGCGGGTTCGGCGGCGCCAGCCTGACGCACCGCTTCCGCGGCCGCGACCTGGCGCTGGGGCAGGGGGCGGCGATGATGGCCTGGCAGGGGCAGGCGGCGGTGTTCTTCTTCGGCACCCGCTGGCGCGACGACGGCCGGATGGAGATCTATGTCGAAACCGGCCCCGTGGCCGAGAAGGGCGGCGACCGCGCGGCCTTCGACACGGCGTTCTACGATTTCTACCTGGGCTGCCTGGACGCCATCGTCATGGGCCCGCCCGAGAACATGGCCCCCGGCGGCGGCTTCTGGCGCTGCCTGGAGGGCAATCCCGCCGATCTGCTCGCGGCGTCGATGGGCGCGGGCGGGGCGGTGGCGCAGGGGATGACGTGA
- the kanE_3 gene encoding Glycosyltransferase KanE, which translates to MKFLTLSLYHPRVMKGGAQYVAKDLHDAAAADADIDAVMLAAIDGRMFPQYSKTGSSITALPDTDAEFLMPGQRFDDFFHRIYDPRRNKALKHFLLDHKPDVIHMHHSLWVGLEVIDLIRQTLPDVKLIYTLHEYLPICHKQGQLYRYHEGGICQDTRPDQCVGCFPDRDVDEFILRRRGFRRAFAMVDQFVAPSQYLKDRYVDWGLEADKITVIANGHHRRRPDDFVPSHSPELNVFGFFGQFVDAKGIDVGLKAARRVAEATGREVEIKVFGGNKEYATADYLAKIEAVLDDAPEELIVTEVGSYSRDNVFELMSSVDWVLTPSIWPETFGLVVSEAWDARRPVLASRAGGLSDRIIDGVNGFSFLPGSDTELAQLMETCIGNAELWQKMARGMGDEITVTQAWEAHKAVIAGIGTAVPAE; encoded by the coding sequence ATGAAATTTCTCACCCTTTCGCTGTATCATCCCCGGGTCATGAAGGGCGGCGCGCAATACGTGGCCAAGGACCTGCATGACGCGGCGGCGGCGGATGCGGATATCGACGCGGTCATGCTGGCGGCCATCGACGGCCGCATGTTCCCGCAATATTCCAAGACCGGGTCGTCGATCACGGCGCTGCCGGACACGGATGCCGAATTCCTGATGCCGGGCCAGCGGTTCGACGATTTCTTCCACCGCATCTACGACCCGCGCCGCAACAAGGCGCTGAAGCACTTCCTGCTGGATCACAAGCCCGACGTCATCCACATGCACCATTCGCTGTGGGTGGGGCTTGAGGTGATCGACCTGATCCGCCAGACCCTGCCGGACGTAAAGCTGATCTACACGCTGCACGAATACCTGCCGATCTGTCACAAGCAGGGCCAGCTCTATCGTTACCACGAAGGCGGCATCTGCCAGGACACGCGGCCCGATCAATGCGTCGGCTGTTTCCCCGATCGCGACGTGGACGAATTCATCCTGCGCCGCCGCGGGTTCCGCCGGGCCTTTGCTATGGTCGACCAGTTCGTGGCGCCGTCGCAGTACCTCAAGGACCGCTACGTGGACTGGGGGCTGGAGGCCGACAAGATCACCGTCATCGCCAATGGTCACCACCGCCGCCGCCCCGATGATTTCGTGCCGTCCCACAGCCCCGAACTGAACGTCTTCGGCTTCTTCGGCCAGTTCGTCGACGCCAAGGGGATCGACGTGGGCCTGAAGGCCGCCCGCCGGGTGGCCGAGGCGACGGGGCGCGAGGTCGAGATCAAGGTGTTCGGCGGCAACAAGGAATACGCCACCGCCGATTACCTGGCCAAGATCGAGGCGGTGCTGGACGACGCCCCCGAGGAACTGATCGTGACCGAGGTCGGGTCCTATTCCCGCGACAACGTGTTCGAACTGATGTCCTCGGTCGACTGGGTACTGACGCCGTCGATCTGGCCCGAGACCTTCGGGCTGGTGGTGTCGGAAGCTTGGGACGCGCGCCGCCCGGTGCTGGCCTCGCGCGCGGGGGGGCTGAGCGACCGGATCATCGACGGGGTCAACGGGTTTTCCTTCCTGCCGGGATCGGACACCGAGCTGGCGCAGCTGATGGAAACCTGCATCGGCAATGCCGAGCTGTGGCAGAAGATGGCCCGCGGCATGGGCGACGAGATCACCGTCACCCAGGCCTGGGAGGCGCACAAGGCGGTCATCGCTGGCATCGGGACCGCCGTGCCTGCAGAATGA
- a CDS encoding transferase 2, rSAM/selenodomain-associated gives MKTTFLYRNYAEANPDLAELYGNDDEVALREHYEKYGAAERRGVNLEDYLRVEKVLLSEEGHICISGWADRRMADSIAVTLVVGYTMYEFGELRDRFCWYHRQDVAEVIGDFERPSGYLFLAQIPDFRMHSEVMVLVNGKKYYESKAMRWMSVQSFMSDALSTCAVLADRPVGATMPLTEKLAPGFSQVWTSYLDRLNFTKLYETGAERAVDRSIIITLYRETTMLLSQLETLAPALAGQPVEVVVVANDYTGETHLLTAQLAAFSQLHDICLSVHLCSGNSGFSAGNNYGAGVARGETLIFMNPDIFPPEGQEDQAFAFLTGDPGEGLDGALLYYGDGSLMHSGMYTTSDQAVDARQGFAEPVMRVEHYGKGLSLHVDDDDATTEAALADVPETGILVTAALWRIRKAVFQEMGGLPTDYIIAYYEDADFCIKMLEAGRPVRLDRSRWIHMEGVGKPKPAMLRTVMWLNRAFYSRRFAASPFAAPAAVDLSKL, from the coding sequence ATGAAGACGACGTTTCTTTACAGGAATTACGCAGAAGCAAACCCGGATCTTGCCGAGCTTTACGGCAATGACGACGAGGTCGCGCTGCGCGAGCATTACGAGAAATACGGTGCCGCCGAACGGCGTGGCGTGAACCTGGAAGACTACCTGCGCGTCGAGAAGGTCCTGCTGTCGGAAGAGGGTCACATCTGCATTTCCGGCTGGGCCGACCGGCGGATGGCGGACAGTATCGCGGTGACGCTGGTCGTGGGCTACACGATGTATGAATTCGGCGAATTGCGCGACCGCTTCTGCTGGTATCACCGCCAGGACGTGGCCGAGGTGATCGGCGATTTCGAACGCCCCTCGGGCTACCTGTTCCTGGCCCAGATCCCCGACTTCCGGATGCATTCCGAGGTCATGGTGCTGGTGAACGGCAAGAAATACTATGAAAGCAAGGCGATGCGCTGGATGTCGGTGCAAAGCTTCATGTCCGACGCCCTGTCGACCTGCGCGGTGCTGGCCGACCGGCCCGTGGGCGCGACCATGCCGCTGACCGAGAAGCTGGCGCCGGGGTTTTCCCAGGTTTGGACGTCGTACCTGGACCGGCTGAACTTTACCAAGCTCTACGAGACCGGGGCTGAGCGCGCGGTGGACCGGTCGATCATCATCACGCTCTACCGCGAGACCACGATGCTGCTGTCGCAGCTGGAAACCCTGGCGCCGGCGCTGGCGGGCCAGCCGGTCGAGGTGGTCGTGGTGGCCAACGATTATACCGGCGAGACGCACCTGCTGACCGCCCAGCTGGCGGCGTTCAGCCAGCTGCACGACATCTGCCTGTCGGTGCACCTGTGTTCGGGCAATTCGGGCTTTTCGGCGGGCAACAATTACGGGGCCGGCGTGGCCCGCGGCGAGACGCTGATCTTCATGAACCCCGACATCTTTCCGCCCGAAGGCCAGGAAGACCAGGCGTTCGCCTTTCTCACCGGCGATCCGGGCGAGGGGCTGGATGGCGCGCTGTTGTATTACGGCGACGGATCGCTGATGCATTCGGGCATGTACACCACGTCGGACCAGGCGGTGGATGCGCGCCAGGGCTTTGCCGAACCGGTGATGCGGGTCGAGCATTACGGCAAGGGGCTGAGCCTGCACGTGGATGACGACGACGCCACCACCGAGGCGGCGCTGGCCGATGTGCCGGAGACGGGCATCCTGGTCACTGCCGCGCTGTGGCGGATCCGCAAGGCGGTGTTCCAGGAGATGGGCGGCCTGCCCACCGATTACATCATCGCCTATTACGAGGATGCCGATTTCTGCATCAAGATGCTGGAAGCGGGACGGCCGGTGCGGCTGGACCGGTCGCGCTGGATCCACATGGAAGGCGTGGGCAAGCCCAAGCCGGCGATGCTGCGCACGGTGATGTGGCTGAACCGGGCCTTCTATTCGCGCCGCTTCGCGGCCTCTCCCTTCGCGGCGCCGGCCGCCGTCGACCTTTCCAAGCTCTGA